The proteins below are encoded in one region of Podarcis raffonei isolate rPodRaf1 chromosome 8, rPodRaf1.pri, whole genome shotgun sequence:
- the LOC128418296 gene encoding apolipoprotein A-I-like isoform X2 — MKLLAVFLSLAAVIGSAASDEPVSTALTWKQILSPFESFKLPEEISTQAVDRFNRVQSHLAELKDQLLPALQKVTEDLQELNRKVQPFAEALDEKLRSGITKVQERVAPYTEKLQEQAEQRMETLQQTLASGREKLTQNVEDIRAQLEPIVEDMKTKIQQRTWELRPVIQRLHGNLRQTYKSLQDCAEDFPGCLAKFMLPPE; from the exons GTTCTGCTGCAAGCGATGAACCTGTGAGCACCGCCCTGACTTGGAAGCAGATCCTCAGCCCCTTTGAAAGTTTCAAGCTACCCGAGGAGATCAG CACCCAGGCCGTTGACAGATTCAACAGAGTCCAAAGCCACCTGGCGGAACTGAAGGACCAGCTTCTGCCAGCTCTCCAAAAGGTGACGGAGGACCTGCAGGAGCTGAATCGGAAGGTGCAACCTTTCGCAGAAGCTCTGGACGAGAAGTTGCGGAGTGGCATCACCAAAGTGCAGGAGCGCGTAGCCCCTTACACCGAGAAACTGCAGGAGCAGGCAGAGCAAAGGATGGAGACCTTGCAGCAGACCCTGGCCTCCGGCAGGGAGAAGTTGACACAGAACGTGGAGGATATCCGAGCCCAGCTGGAGCCAATTGTGGAGGACATGAAGACCAAAATCCAACAGCGGACCTGGGAGCTCCGCCCCGTCATCCAGCGACTTCACGGCAATCTCAGGCAGACCTACAAAAGCCTGCAAGACTGCGCTGAAGACTTCCCGGGTTGTCTGGCCAAGTTTATGCTGCCGCCTGAGTGA
- the LOC128418295 gene encoding apolipoprotein A-IV-like has translation MKLIIITLVLYVFTGHPTFAQTDKRVSKLEQLKHDLTKLLGKVSEKAWDKLNFVRRSRLGQELRILFRDDVAKLRKYVQDLQAELPPEITQAYHVAVQLSGHALVGASCNLAVLRSATEELYEGLESLVTFYASPVAEKLRPHTQVLRNMVVPKVQELEEKLKQQVEEKGPELIPYARKLHRQLHEYQRSLEPYANQAQEKIKLGIETFSQTMQRYVTPLMEAIKKRITDS, from the exons ATGAAGTTAATTATCATCACACTGGTCTTGTACGTCTTCACAG GCCATCCGACTTTTGCCCAAACGGATAAACGGGTCTCCAAGTTGGAGCAGTTAAAGCACGACCTCACTAAACTCCTGGGAAAGGTCAGCGAGAAAGCATGGGATAAATTGAACTTTGTCAGAAGATCGAGGCTCGGACAAGAACTGAG AATCTTGTTTCGTGATGATGTTGCAAAACTGCGCAAGTATGTCCAGGACCTGCAGGCTGAGCTGCCCCCCGAAATCACACAAGCCTACCATGTGGCAGTTCAGTTGTCTGGGCACGCCCTGGTGGGCGCCAGCTGTAACCTAGCTGTATTACGGTCTGCCACAGAAGAGCTCTACGAGGGGCTGGAATCTCTAGTGACTTTCTACGCCAGCCCCGTCGCGGAGAAGTTGAGACCGCACACACAGGTCCTGAGAAATATGGTCGTCCCCAAGGTGCaggagctggaggagaagctgaagCAGCAAGTGGAAGAAAAGGGGCCTGAGCTGATCCCTTACGCGCGGAAGCTTCACCGCCAGTTGCACGAATACCAGAGGTCCCTAGAGCCTTATGCCAACCAGGCCCAGGAGAAGATCAAGCTGGGCATAGAGACATTCAGCCAGACCATGCAGCGCTACGTCACCCCACTTATGGAGGCAATCAAAAAACGCATCACAGACTCTTAA
- the LOC128418296 gene encoding apolipoprotein A-I-like isoform X1, which yields MHSYKLGLPYVQDPSIQKWCPGSAASDEPVSTALTWKQILSPFESFKLPEEISTQAVDRFNRVQSHLAELKDQLLPALQKVTEDLQELNRKVQPFAEALDEKLRSGITKVQERVAPYTEKLQEQAEQRMETLQQTLASGREKLTQNVEDIRAQLEPIVEDMKTKIQQRTWELRPVIQRLHGNLRQTYKSLQDCAEDFPGCLAKFMLPPE from the exons ATGCATTCTTAtaagttagggctgccatatgtccaggatcCATCCATCCAAAAATGGTGTCCAG GTTCTGCTGCAAGCGATGAACCTGTGAGCACCGCCCTGACTTGGAAGCAGATCCTCAGCCCCTTTGAAAGTTTCAAGCTACCCGAGGAGATCAG CACCCAGGCCGTTGACAGATTCAACAGAGTCCAAAGCCACCTGGCGGAACTGAAGGACCAGCTTCTGCCAGCTCTCCAAAAGGTGACGGAGGACCTGCAGGAGCTGAATCGGAAGGTGCAACCTTTCGCAGAAGCTCTGGACGAGAAGTTGCGGAGTGGCATCACCAAAGTGCAGGAGCGCGTAGCCCCTTACACCGAGAAACTGCAGGAGCAGGCAGAGCAAAGGATGGAGACCTTGCAGCAGACCCTGGCCTCCGGCAGGGAGAAGTTGACACAGAACGTGGAGGATATCCGAGCCCAGCTGGAGCCAATTGTGGAGGACATGAAGACCAAAATCCAACAGCGGACCTGGGAGCTCCGCCCCGTCATCCAGCGACTTCACGGCAATCTCAGGCAGACCTACAAAAGCCTGCAAGACTGCGCTGAAGACTTCCCGGGTTGTCTGGCCAAGTTTATGCTGCCGCCTGAGTGA